AAACCGAAGCCGTATGCCGCCACCGACAGCAGCGCCGCGACAACAACAAAGACGATCGTGACCCAGCGGTACTGTTGCTTCAGATAGGCGTCAGCCCCTTGGCGAACACTCTCTGCGATTTCTCGCATCAGATCGGTTCCTTCATCGGCCTCCATCATCGCGGTATAAAACCGCCGCGCCCAAACGAGGGCTGCGATAGCCGATGCAAAACAAACCAACCATACAATGCCTGCGTTCATTGCTGACTTCCTTTGTCTCAGTTGTCTACGTGCTGGGGCAGCACGCCGCCGTGAAGCGATCTTGTGGGGAGGGGGATTGCGAGCGACGCAACGAAATCGACTGCTACCCCGCAGCTGCGAGGCCGTTGCGTTTGCCCCAAAATTTACCTCAGATTGAGTGGGCGTCGAGGGGGTGCTGAGACAGTTATGTCGCGGGAGGTGTCTTTAGTGGTGCTGCAGTGGGGTGGCGTGGCCCCTTGTTGCCTGGCCACTTCGCTTAATGGGGAACAACTCGGCGAATGAAAACTTTTGTGTTCGGCGAGGTTCACCGCGTTTATTGTACTAATGTTTCGAGGCGGATTGTTACCTAGCAAAGGTTTGCTACCTCAGGACAAATCACTGTTTGGGGTTAGGCACTCTTGATAACCCGCGATGCGTAAGCGAGGCACCGCGTGAATTCCTCGCTTACGCGTCGTGTTACCATTTTCAGAGACGCTCCAGTTCGAAGCAGTGAATAGCCCTGCAGCCCTGTGTCCGTGAGGGGCGTGCTGCGGTTATTCCCAGCCTGTCAATTCGCCATCGCGACGGTTGCCATAGCGACGAAGCAGTTCTGGATCGATCGATTGGTTCAAGAACCGCGTCGAACCATCGGCGAAGGAAAACTGGGCGCCGCCGGGATGGCAGCTGCCGAAGCCCCCTACATATAAAGGCTCCTCCGACGGGGCGGGTTGCTCTTGATCGACCAATTGGTGCCGCGGGTTATACGCAGCGATCGGTGTTCCCGTGTTCCGCAGCGTCGCCCGCGTGCCAGAGGCCCAGCCGAGATCGTTGGCAAACGGCAACGATTCGCCCAATAGGATCGTCTGGGTGCTGCCGTCGGGAATCTGGCTGTAGCGGATCTCGCTGTTGAGGAACAGCAATCCGTTGTCGTTGGCATCGATCGGAGCTTCGACGTCGTGGTGACATCCGGCGTAGTTGCCACTGACAATTTCTCCCGCTTCGGTTCTGCCGCCATAATTGTTGCCTGGATACGAGGGGCAATACATCGTCGCGATCCGTTGTTCGCGGGCCTCGCGATTGACCGCGGCGTACGCGCCGGCCGCCTGATCGAAGTGGTTGTACAACGCATGCTGTTCGATAAATGGCAAGATCTGCACGACCCAACTGATGTGTTGCCCCGATTCTGCGCTGCGGATTGGTCCATCCGGATTGATCACTCCCGACGGAAGATGTTCGGTGCTGAATTCATGATGATGCATCGCCAAGCCCAGCTGCGTGAGGTTGTTCATGCATTGGCAGCGGCGAGCTGCTTCGCGAGCCGCTTGCACAGCCGGCAGCAGCAGCCCGACCAAGATGCCGATGATCGCGATCACGACCAACAGTTCGACCAGGGTGAAGCCGCGACGGCGGGCACCGCCGCGATAAAGATCTGACACTCGGTTCATGATTGTTCTCGTGGTTGAAGGGGATTTGGATCGAGGGAGGATTTCAAAAGAAAAGGATGGGCTTGAACGATTCATCGCGATCGGTTCGACGGCCAGGGGAATTCAAGACGCGTCGAGCGTTGAGTTCGCGCCGAAAAATTGCTGTCGGGTTCGATGCTGGCAACGACATGCACCTGGGGCGCTTCAGCATCGCCGGAAACGTCGATCTTCACGACCGCATCGCCATCGTGTGGCATGCTGTTGGTTGGACGCCAGGTCTCCCCGCGATAGGTTCGGTCGCGCGTCCATTTCTCTGCCGCACGCAATATCCCGGCATCCAGCAGCAATTCGGTCTGTCGCAGTTGCCGCATTCGCCCCGTTTCCCGGCGGCTGTGCAGGGCGCTATGCAACGTGCTGGCTGCCAGGGTGGTCGCGATCAACATGCAGACCAACATCGCAACCGCGATCGCGCCGCGGCGATGTTGGCATTTCAAAGCGTTCATCGAGCTTGGTCTCCTGCGTCGGATGTCTCTTCCGCGTCGGGCGGGCTTGTGTCCCGATTGGGCAATTGTTGGTACAGCAGGCCGGGGACGGCCACGATTTGTCGGTCGGTTCGTTGCGGTACGCCCTGCAGGCCCGTGTCGCTGCGAACCACGATTCCCAGCCGCTGTGGCGCGTCGAGCATTTGCAGTTCGATGGTCGATCGGTCGTCCAGCAAAAACAGTTCGCGGTCTTGCTGTTTGCCGTCGTCCGCGGTGTGGCGTTGGATCTGGTTTTCATCGATTGCATAGACGACACGGCGGTTGTCGTCGATCGTCAGTTCCACCGTCTGACGATCTGTCAATTCAAAACCGCGACTGCGATGAACGTCGTTTCGAAACTGGCGGTCCAGTCGAACCAGGGTGCGATCTTGATCCGCCCTCCCCTGCCCCAATTTGGAAAAGGTCAGCGCCTGATGGACCACACCGATCGCCAACAGCATCAATACACTGCCGATCGACATCGCCATGATCAGTTCGATCAATGTGAAACCAGGGCGAACGATCGCGCTGCGGCGGCAGGTTGTATAGGCATGTTGGGATTGGACGGTTGGATTATTCATCGTGGGTCCCCCGGATCCATCCTGTCAGCGACAGAGGCTGCGCTGGCGTTTGTCGTTGCCAGTCGATTTGGATCGTTAAACGAACGCCATCGCCATCGCTCACTTCGACCGCCGTCAAACGGGCGTCGGGCAGCGCGGCTTGCGCGGCTGCCGATGGCTCCAACGACTCGATCTCCGCATTGCGTTGGTCCTCGGGAAGTGCGAGCAAGCGATCCAAGTGATTTGAGAGTTCGTCGAGCGCCAGTTGATGATGGCGCGTCTGCTGCCACAACCGTCCTGCGCTCAGCGACATCGGCGCAAACGTACCGATCAACGCGACAAGCAGCGTCGCGGAGACGACAAGTTCGATCATCGAACCACCGCCGCGTCGACAACCCCGCCGCGGCGGCGATTGGCAGCGATTGAAGGTGTGGCGAAAACACATGATCGTCGGAACTCCTAAATCAAATCTTCACAATGCAATCGAAAACAATGACGTCGACAAAACGTAAGCTCACGCCAAGATGAGGATGATTCCGCTAAGGAACCCAAAAAACGCAAATCCAATCCAAGCCACGATCGCGGCCATCGCGAGCACGATCGCCGGTTGTAGCAGCGACAGCAGTAACGTGACGCGACGTCCAAACTGACGTTGATGTCGATCGGCCAGACGGTGCATCAACCAGGCACGCGTCCTGTTGGATGTCGAACCGGCCAACGCCTGGGACTCATCGCGTTGTAATAGCCCGGCCACCGACAACGAACTCCACGGGTCGGATCCCTGCTCGACTTCGTTTCGGGCGAACAACAGTTTGGCTCGTACGTTGCGGTCGTAGTGGTGGCGTGCCAGCGTCGACAACGCACCTCCCAAAGGCCGGCCCGAGGCAACCGCTGGCGACAACAATCGCAGCAGCTCCGCCGAACGCAAACGAACGACCGGACGCAGCAGTCGCGAGGCCCAGACGCGTCGATAAAATCGTTGCATCACGCCCGATGTGACCAATCGTAGAGCGGCAAATCCCAGCAACACCCATAGCAAAAAAGTGCTTTCGAAGAAGCGACCTGCGGCGACCAAAGTCCGTATCGCCGCCGGGGGCTCCCATTCAAACTCGTTGGCGATTTGCAGCAGCGTTGAGAGGATCCTGAGGAATAGGAAACTGACGATCAAAAAGTACATCAACATCGATCCCGCCAGGTAAAACATGCTGTGACGAACTGTCGGGATCGCCCCTCCGTCGTCGGCAGGCGTTGCCAATAATTGATCGAATGTCTCCCGAAGCGTTCCCGATTGATAGCCAAACCGAATTGCGAGGACCATTTGGTCGCTGAGCGCATCGGGGGTCTGTTCCAACGCGTCGACAAGCGACGCTCCCGATTCTAGGCGGCGTGTCAGACGCAGCAAGCGGCGTCGATAGCGACCGTGATGTTCATCGGCCAAGTTTTCAACCCACTGGGGCGTCGGCTGTCCTTCGCTGTGGGCGATGGCTAAGACGCGAAGCAGCGTTCGTTGCTTTGCCGCCAACGGTTCGTTGGCAATTCGCGACGAAAGTCGCCATCGCCGTCCAGGAAGGTTTCCACCGATTTCCAGGCGACCGATCGCCCGCAGCCCTCGTGCAAGCTTGCGGCCGGCACGATTTGCGGTGGGGAAGTTCTGTTCGTTGAATGGAAGTTTCATCTACAAAACGCACTTGAATGGTTGCGTGAGCTGGCGGGGAATTGAACTTGGAAACGATTGGGGAAACGGCCGAGGAACGTTGTCACAACGCGACGATCAGCGAACCCCAAGGCATGAATAGAGCGACAACAACAAATATGACAATCGACGCGACGGCAACCAGTGCCAGCGGACCGATCAACCATCGCAGCCAATCGATCCGTTGCGTGGCACGCTCGTGATACATCAGCGCCAGTTCGCGCAGCAGGCGAATGTTGGGAAGGCCCGCGTCGTTGGGGTGCAGGGCCAGCAGTAAGTTGGCTGGGAAATAGATGGTTGCGTTGATCTGAGTCCAGTCGGCGCTGGAGGTTTCCGCCGCCGTCGCCAACGATTCGAGTTCGCGTTGATACAGTGGATGTCCGCAGCCACGACCGCTGATCCGAAGCGCTTCGGGTGGCGACGCGCCGATGCTGATCAGTTCGGCGACCGATCCGATCGCTTGCGCCATCGCTTGCACTTTGCGCGTGCTCCCCTTGAGGCTGAAGAGTTGCGCGCACAGCGGACTTCGTAGCCACCAGCGGTAGATCGCGACGGCCGATGCAATCGCTGCTGCGGCGATCAACAACTGTTGCAACGGGGCTTGGATCAATCGGTCGGAGATTGCCACGGCGATCCGCGTCGGCAGAGGCTGATTCAAGCCAAAATCGCGGTACATCGCTGCGAAGGTCGGGACAACAAACCAGCTCAACGCCAGCCCTACGATTCCCGTCAGTCCCAAGATCAACATCGGGTACAGCAAACTCGCCCTCCGTTGCCGCTGCCGCTGTTGTTGCCGCATCGTTTGAGTAAATAGCGAATGGATCCGCTGTGGCGTTTCGGCGGGATTGAAACCGCCGACGATCACCGGCAACCAAGCCGCAGCTCGCGGATGTTGCAGCCACGCCTGGACATCGGTTTCATTGCGCAGCAGATCGATCAACTCATTCAGGTCGCGTTTGCCCCAGCCAGCAGACATCTCGTCGGCCATCGCGACCAGCGGCGGAATGAGAAGCTCGCGTCGAGCAAGCGTCGCTTCGATTTGATCATGAAACGTGGACATTGGGTTAATCGGCCACCTGGGTTGCGATTTTGTAAAGCAAGTCGATGTAGGGAAGCATCAGTCCAAGCGCGTATGCGAGCACCAACAGGCCGCCGATCCCACCGCTCAACACCATCGGTAACATCACACGCCAACGCCTTGCCTGATCTACCGCCGAATCGCTGTAGATCGCGGCAACTTGCCGCAACACCTGCGCCCGCGACTGGTTTTCCAGCCGACCGACCAATCCCCATCGCAGCATCGGCGGCAATGCCGCGATCGCTGGGTCATCCATTGGAACCTGTTGGCCGATCTCCTCCGCCGTGCTCAGGTAGACGTTGGCTGTAGCCAGGTCGCCATCGAGATCGTCGTTCTGTAGACGCAGCGGACCGACGCTCGCCAACGCTTGCCCGGTCGAATCGCCAGCGTCCAGCAAGGCCGCGACATGTCGGGCGTAGGCGGCGGTTTGAATCGACGTGAAATAGTGTCGCCCCCCAAGCAACCATCCGAACCGAGAACGCATGGGCCGCAACGACCACCAGGCGATGGCAGCAATCGTGACGATCGGCACCCCAGGCACCCAAATCGGCATCGCGTCGCGCAGCATCCCAACCAATCGCAGGCTGCCGCTGATCGGTTGCCACAGTTGTTCGTATAGAGATTCCAGTTGCGGGGCGACAAACAAACATAATGAGATTAACCCCAGATAGACCAACGCGAGGACGATCAACGGGCCAAGCATTGCGATCCCCATCTCGCCATGCAATTCGCGGCGAGCTGCGGCGGCATCGGACAACTGGTCGAAGACTTCGGTCGGTTGTTCGCACTGAATCCAAGTGCTCAACGCCGATCGATACGGTTTGGGTAGATCGGGGTCGCTGGCAATCGCTTCGGTGAGCTCGCCCTGCCGTTCGATTCGCAATGCCAACCGGCGTTGGATTTGCGCCAGCTGCGCCGGAAGCTTGTGGGCAGGTCCGGCAAAACCGAGTTCCAGCGGCAAGCCCAGTCGCTGCATGGCGAGCAGTTCGGTGTGGAAGTCGGCAATCTTGGAGAGCGAATCGATGGACATCGCATCGTGCAAAGAGAAGGATCGGGACCAGAGGTTTGGCTGTCTCTGTGATGCGCCGGTGGCGAAGATTTATCTAAACATTCACAAAAGCTCTCAGGCGAGAATGTTGGACTACCCCGACGCATTCGAAATTCTCAGCTGTCCCTTGCCGTCGCCCTGAGTTAACATTTGGTCTGACGAATGGTTGTCCGATGGCGACAACCGCAGTGGGAACGGACTTCCTGCAAGGCAACGAGGCTCGATGGCTGACTTTCATCTCCACATTACCGGCACTCTCGGATTGCTGCTTGGCGCTTGCCTGGCTGCGGGGGTGTTTGCTGATGTGTTGCATCTGCCCAAAGTGACTGCGTACCTGCTGGTGGGGTTGCTTGTCGGCCCCAGTTTGATGGATTGGGTCCCGCAGGAGCACCTTGAGCATTTCGATCCGATGCTCAAGCTGGCGATGGCTGTCGTCTTGTTCAATCTTGGCTGCGAGTTCACGTTCACCAAATTTCGCCGCATTGCCGGCCGCTGTTTGGTCCTTTCCGGAGCGGAGATCTGCGCCACGTTTGGTTTGGTGTTGGTCGGTCTGTTGATGTTTGGCTGCTCGGGAAGCATGGCCTTGTTGTTGGC
Above is a genomic segment from Rosistilla ulvae containing:
- a CDS encoding DUF1559 domain-containing protein — translated: MNRVSDLYRGGARRRGFTLVELLVVIAIIGILVGLLLPAVQAAREAARRCQCMNNLTQLGLAMHHHEFSTEHLPSGVINPDGPIRSAESGQHISWVVQILPFIEQHALYNHFDQAAGAYAAVNREAREQRIATMYCPSYPGNNYGGRTEAGEIVSGNYAGCHHDVEAPIDANDNGLLFLNSEIRYSQIPDGSTQTILLGESLPFANDLGWASGTRATLRNTGTPIAAYNPRHQLVDQEQPAPSEEPLYVGGFGSCHPGGAQFSFADGSTRFLNQSIDPELLRRYGNRRDGELTGWE
- a CDS encoding type II secretion system F family protein — protein: MSIDSLSKIADFHTELLAMQRLGLPLELGFAGPAHKLPAQLAQIQRRLALRIERQGELTEAIASDPDLPKPYRSALSTWIQCEQPTEVFDQLSDAAAARRELHGEMGIAMLGPLIVLALVYLGLISLCLFVAPQLESLYEQLWQPISGSLRLVGMLRDAMPIWVPGVPIVTIAAIAWWSLRPMRSRFGWLLGGRHYFTSIQTAAYARHVAALLDAGDSTGQALASVGPLRLQNDDLDGDLATANVYLSTAEEIGQQVPMDDPAIAALPPMLRWGLVGRLENQSRAQVLRQVAAIYSDSAVDQARRWRVMLPMVLSGGIGGLLVLAYALGLMLPYIDLLYKIATQVAD
- a CDS encoding PulJ/GspJ family protein yields the protein MNNPTVQSQHAYTTCRRSAIVRPGFTLIELIMAMSIGSVLMLLAIGVVHQALTFSKLGQGRADQDRTLVRLDRQFRNDVHRSRGFELTDRQTVELTIDDNRRVVYAIDENQIQRHTADDGKQQDRELFLLDDRSTIELQMLDAPQRLGIVVRSDTGLQGVPQRTDRQIVAVPGLLYQQLPNRDTSPPDAEETSDAGDQAR
- a CDS encoding type II secretion system F family protein yields the protein MSTFHDQIEATLARRELLIPPLVAMADEMSAGWGKRDLNELIDLLRNETDVQAWLQHPRAAAWLPVIVGGFNPAETPQRIHSLFTQTMRQQQRQRQRRASLLYPMLILGLTGIVGLALSWFVVPTFAAMYRDFGLNQPLPTRIAVAISDRLIQAPLQQLLIAAAAIASAVAIYRWWLRSPLCAQLFSLKGSTRKVQAMAQAIGSVAELISIGASPPEALRISGRGCGHPLYQRELESLATAAETSSADWTQINATIYFPANLLLALHPNDAGLPNIRLLRELALMYHERATQRIDWLRWLIGPLALVAVASIVIFVVVALFMPWGSLIVAL
- a CDS encoding type II secretion system F family protein, coding for MKLPFNEQNFPTANRAGRKLARGLRAIGRLEIGGNLPGRRWRLSSRIANEPLAAKQRTLLRVLAIAHSEGQPTPQWVENLADEHHGRYRRRLLRLTRRLESGASLVDALEQTPDALSDQMVLAIRFGYQSGTLRETFDQLLATPADDGGAIPTVRHSMFYLAGSMLMYFLIVSFLFLRILSTLLQIANEFEWEPPAAIRTLVAAGRFFESTFLLWVLLGFAALRLVTSGVMQRFYRRVWASRLLRPVVRLRSAELLRLLSPAVASGRPLGGALSTLARHHYDRNVRAKLLFARNEVEQGSDPWSSLSVAGLLQRDESQALAGSTSNRTRAWLMHRLADRHQRQFGRRVTLLLSLLQPAIVLAMAAIVAWIGFAFFGFLSGIILILA